GTAATTCTAAGATCTTCTGCTAATTGTGCAGGGCTACAATCTAATGATGTAATAGTTCAGTGTGGCGGAAAAATAGTTAAGAGTTTCTTAGAGGTATATCatctatttttatatataataatcgcCCAGATTATTTACTGCTTGACTTTTGTTGGATGGTGTCATATTCGACTACTACACCTGGATAAGGTTTCGTTCCTATTCATCCCACGATACTGCAGAGTTAAGAGAATTAAACGACTTCATCAGTATTAATCCAAAAGAAGAGAAGGATAAGTCTTTGAATCTTAGTCCACCTTCTAATATTGTTCCGGGTGACACCATAGTTTATGTGGGACGTCGTTGCAAATAATTTCATCTTATGTCTGCTCCCGGTGAATTCATGTTAGTTTCATAGTTAGAATCGTTCTCATTGTAGCTTAAAATATGTCATCTCTGGGtaatttattactttattttggCATAGTTCCCTTACTATTAACTCTTGTTTGTTCCTTTCCAGTCTTGCCCGCTGTAATCTTGACTTTAAGGAGATCTTCATGGGGACTTGCAATATCACAAAAGTAATTTCTATTCGTTTTCCGAACTGTTGTCAGACTCTTTTGACTATGATAGCTCATCCATtgtatctttattttctttttctgtagCGCTACGAGGGTGGTCCCATTATTAATATCTTCGGATAAGTTATTGGCATCAGAATTTATTTCTAAAACAGTTCTCCTACACCCTTTCTTCCAATAAACATAGCTCTCCATTGCTGGGAGAATTACAAAACATATATGTCTTTGTTTTACTTACAAATCATGAATTATCCCTTTCCCCATTTCATTTTGGttggactttttttttttgaatttttgggtattcttatttaaattttgtttCATGATTCACAATAGGGAATTTCGACGACCTTCTCTGGGATTTGAGGCAACAAACCTTTACGCAACTTATTTATCTATCATAgagaaaatcattcaaaattttCCGAGTATTTGCAATGGGGTTGTGATTGAGAAGGTATACGGTACAACCCTCATTCAACTTAGCTGCttaaaaaacattttgtttttatgattgtTTTGGATTTGTTTGAATATTTGTCTCATTACCGTTTTCATTTCTTATTGAATATTTGTCTCATTTCCACATCTTAATATGATTTTAGTTGTGAATATGTAATTTTAGGCTCTTCTGCTGATCTTGCTAGGCTACGGTCCAACGATGTAATAGTTTGGTGTGGCGGAAAAGCGGTTCAGAGTTTCTTGGAGGTATATCATCTATTTTTATAGGGTTGTCAAAGATATTTTAAGATATTATTTTTCTATATGTCCTATTATATCTTGATCAAGTGGATTGGAATATTTTTGGAGACAATAGTTTAGGCATTCCATTCGACTCTACCGTGAGTTTCTTTGCTctaatgatttttaaaatttagtttttttaattgggTTATGTACGGGTATTTATTCTTATCAATGATTGTTCAAGGCACTTGTTGTTCTTGATTTTTAGTTTTACACTTGATTAGTAACAATACTTTATGCTTATTCCATTATCATACTTAAGCAAGTCCTACTTGTGAGTGGGTTGTTTGCTCTTAAGTCTATTGTACATTGATATGGTGAAATATCACTGCTTTTCTTTTAACAAAATCTCATATGACACTTCCATAAAGCAAGAGTCGACCACCCTAGGGTGGTTCTTGtaacttttctttgttttttttaagtTTGTATTAATTGGTATTTACtctttgttatatatatttgacaCAAAAATGCATGTCTAGTTATCACATCTTAAGTTGTTGGGATCATAGAGAGCTAGACCTAGTTAGCTCGATTCCTCATATCTCATCCTATACACTAGAGTTAGATGCAATACCCATAAATCATGTCATCCTAGGCATTGAACTCAATCATAAATGAGTGACATAGAGAACACTGGTAATAAAGCATCTAATATCTTCCCCCTCGTTGTTTGCTTAAGCATCATAAATTTGACCCAATTTTAGGAATCAAATTTAGGTGTTCACAAGTACCAGAAATCTCCCCCTCACTCGTcgctgttttttttatttatattttcttttttttgaaatccATTTGGCGTGTTCTAGATATTGATAAGCTTTTAGAGATTTTATTATTCACACGTCTAAAGTTTGGAGTTGGTTGGTTATTAGAGCTATTTTATTTTTGTCTGTTTGTGCTCGAGTATTAGCAATATGATTTTGTTGACTATTTTTTTCACCTTAGTTttagtttgttttagtttttaaacAAAGTTTTGAAAACTAAGGCTGGAGATGACTTACTTTTGCTTGTACTCGATTATTAGCAATATGATTTTAATGACTTTTTTATTctcctttgtttgtgttttttttttttagtttttgaaccATGTTTTTAAAACTAAGACTGGAGATAAATTACTTTTTTCTATTTTCCATGTTGATCAAAATGATCTCATACATTTGAGGACCGTGGTTAATgaagttgttgttgataaattTAATTGGTAAGTATTGTGTCAATATAATGTTGtatgttaatttttttcaaataatattttCTATTAGTACTTAATGTTTTCAAATAATCGCCTTGATTCATTACTGGTGGGTTACTGCACCTTGAATCCTGCATTTCCTTAAAATGCGGCCGCAGTTTAAGAAAATAGTTCTTAACCACATAGtcattttcaaaatttgtttttaaaattaaaatcacacAATTGATTTTGCCCAAGTGGGAGAATGTTAgatttatttaacatttaatgGGTTACAACCATTTGTTATTAGTTTGTGGAAAACGGGCTAATCATGATTTTTATGGATCTTTTTGAAAAACCTCCCCCTCACTCGTCGTCACTGGTCTTTTTggtttgtagttttctttgtttgaaATCCATTTGCGATGTTCTATATAGTGATAAGATTTTGGTGATTTGATTGTTCGCACGTCTAAAGTTTAGAGTTGGTTGGTTATTAgagctattttgtttttttccgtTTTCGCTTGAGTATTAGCAATATGATTTTAATGACTTTTTATTctcatttgtttgtgtttttctattttttaagccAAGTATTGAAAACTAAGGCTGGACATGAATTACTATTGTGTGTTTTCcgcattgatcaaaatgatttCAAACAATTGAGGACCGTGGTTAATGAAGTTGCTGTTGAGAAATTTAATTGGTAAGTATTATGTCAATAAAATGTTGTATCTTAATTTGTTTCAAATAATATTTTCTATTGGTACTTAatgttatttctttttctttaatagCTGGTCGTGGAACTTCTGAAGCAACAATAGTCGGACATGTAGAGAATATGGTTTTGATTTTCCACTGAGGAGGGAGGGTGTGACGTCGATTGACATTAAAAATTAGATAATGTGAGTGCATAATTGTTGCTTACTTATATATGTTAAGTTTGGGAAAAAATGTTTGGTTTGTGTAAGATTTTGTTGTGAATTTGGTAATTTCATATTTCTTGCTTTTAATGCATTGGTTTAGTATTTTGTGTGACTGATGGGGAAAATGCTACTGTTAAAATGTTTTGTAATATCCCTCCTTTAGATGcttaaaaaaacattttgttttttatgtttattctggatttgtttaaaaaaacattataggTTAACTTAATTGAAAGCTTGTCTCATTTGCACATCTTAATATGATTTATTTGAGTAGGTAATTCTAAGATCTTCTGCTAATTGTGCAGGGCTACAATCTAATGATGTAATAGTTCAGTGTGGCGGAAAAATAGTTAAGAGTTTCTTAGAGGTATATCatctatttttatatataataatcgcCCAGATTATTTACTGCTTGACTTTTGTTGGATGGTGTCATATTCGACTACTACACCTGGATAAGGTTTCGTTCCTATTCATCCCACGATACTGCAGAGTTAAGAGAATTAAACGACTTCATCAGTATTAATCCAAAAGAAGAGAAGGATAAGTCTTTGAATCTTAGTCCACCTTCTAATATTGTTCCGGGTGACACCATAGTTTATGTGGGACGTCGTTGCAAATAATTTCATCTTATGTCTGCTCCCGGTGAATTCATGTTAGTTTCATAGTTAGAATCGTTCTCATTGTAGCTTAAAATATGTCATCTCTGGGtaatttattactttattttggCATAGTTCCCTTACTATTAACTCTTGTTTGTTCCTTTCCAGTCTTGCCCGCTGTAATCTTGACTTTAAGGAGATCTTCATGGGGACTTGCAATATCACAAAAGTAATTTCTATTCGTTTTCCGAACTGTTGTCAGACTCTTTTGACTATGATAGCTCATCCATtgtatctttattttctttttctgtagCGCTACGAGGGTGGTCCCATTATTAATATCTTCGGATAAGTTATTGGCATCAGAATTTATTTCTAAAACAGTTCTCCTACACCCTTTCTTCCAATAAACATAGCTCTCCATTGCTGGGAGAATTACAAAACATATATGTCTTTGTTTTACTTACAAATCATGAATTATCCCTTTCCCCATTTCATTTTGGTtggacttttttttttgaatttttgggtattcttatttaaattttgtttCATGATTCACAATAGGGAATTTCGACGACCTTCTCTGGGATTTGAGGCAACAAACCTTTACGCAACTTATTTATCTATCATAgagaaaatcattcaaaattttCCGAGTATTTGCAATGGGGTTGTGATTGAGAAGGTATACGGTACAACCCTCATTCAACTTAGCTGCttaaaaaacattttgtttttatgattgtTTTGGATTTGTTTGAATATTTGTCTCATTACCGTTTTCATTTCTTATTGAATATTTGTCTCATTTCCACATCTTAATATGATTTTAGTTGTGAATATGTAATTTTAGGCTCTTCTGCTGATCTTGCTAGGCTACGGTCCAACGATGTAATAGTTTGGTGTGGCGGAAAAGCGGTTCAGAGTTTCTTGGAGGTATATCATCTATTTTTATAGGGTTGTCAAAGATATTTTAAGATATTATTTTTCTATATGTCCTATTATATCTTGATCAAGTGGATTGGAATATTTTTGGAGACAATAGTTTAGGCATTCCATTCGACTCTACCGTGAGTTTCTTTGCTctaatgatttttaaaatttagtttttttaattgggTTATGTACGGGTATTTATTCTTATCAATGATTGTTCAAGGCACTTGTTGTTCTTGATTTTTAGTTTTACACTTGATTAGTAACAATACTTTATGCTTATTCCATTATCATACTTAAGCAAGTCCTACTTGTGAGTGGGTTGTTTGCTCTTAAGTCTATTGTACATTGATATGGTGAAATATCACTGCTTTTCTTTTAACAAAATCTCATATGACACTTCCATAAAGCAAGAGTCGACCACCCTAGGGTGGTTCTTGtaacttttctttgttttttttaagtTTGTATTAATTGGTATTTACtctttgttatatatatttgacaCAAAAATGCATGTCTAGTTATCACATCTTAAGTTGTTGGGATCATAGAGAGCTAGACCTAGTTAGCTCGATTCCTCATATCTCATCCTATACACTAGAGTTAGATGCAATACCCATAAATCATGTCATCCTAGGCATTGAACTCAATCATAAATGAGTGACATAGAGAACACTGGTAATAAAGCATCTAATATCTTCCCCCTCGTTGTTTGCTTAAGCATCATAAATTTGACCCAATTTTAGGAATCAAATTTAGGTGTTCACAAGTACCAGAAATCTCCCCCTCACTCGTcgctgtttttttatttatattttcttttttttgaaatccATTTGGCGTGTTCTAGATATTGATAAGCTTTTAGAGATTTTATTATTCACACGTCTAAAGTTTGGAGTTGGTTGGTTATTAGAGCTATTTTATTTTTGTCTGTTTGTGCTCGAGTATTAGCAATATGATTTTGTTGACTATTTTTTTCACCTTAGTTttagtttgttttagtttttaaacAAAGTTTTGAAAACTAAGGCTGGAGATGACTTACTTTTGCTTGTACTCGATTATTAGCAATATGATTTTAATGACTTTTTTATTctcctttgtttgtgttttttttttttagtttttgaaccATGTTTTTAAAACTAAGACTGGAGATAAATTACTTTTTTCTATTTTCCATGTTGATCAAAATGATCTCATACATTTGAGGACCGTGGTTAATgaagttgttgttgataaattTAATTGGTAAGTATTGTGTCAATATAATGTTGtatgttaatttttttcaaataatattttCTATTAGTACTTAATGTTTTCAAATAATCGCCTTGATTCATTACTGGTGGGTTACTGCACCTTGAATCCTGCATTTCCTTAAAATGCGGCCGCAGTTTAAGAAAATAGTTCTTAACCACATAGtcattttcaaaatttgtttttaaaattaaaatcacacAATTGATTTTGCCCAAGTGGGAGAATGTTAgatttatttaacatttaatgGGTTGCAACCATTTGTTATTAGTTTGTGGAAAACGGGCTAATCATGATTTTTATGGATCTTTTTGAAAAACCTCCCCCTCACTCGTCGTCACTGGTCTTTTTggtttgtagttttctttgtttgaaATCCATTTGCGATGTTCTATATAGTGATAAGATTTTGGTGATTTGATTGTTCGCACGTCTAAAGTTTAGAGTTGGTTGGTTATTAgagctattttgtttttttccgtTTTCGCTTGAGTATTAGCAATATGATTTTAATGACTTTTTATTctcatttgtttgtgtttttctattttttaagccAAGTATTGAAAACTAAGGCTGGACATGAATTACTATTGTGTGTTTTCcgcattgatcaaaatgatttCAAACAATTGAGGACCGTGGTTAATGAAGTTGCTGTTGAGAAATTTAATTGGTAAGTATTATGTCAATAAAATGTTGTATCTTAATTTGTTTCAAATAATATTTTCTATTGGTACTTAatgttatttctttttctttaatagCTGGTCGTGGAACTTCTGAAGCAACAATAGTCGGACATGTAGAGAATATGGTTTTGATTTTCCACTGAGGAGGGAGGGTGTGACGTCGATTGACATTAAAAATTAGATAATGTGAGTGCATAATTGTTGCTTACTTATATATGTTAAGTTTGGGAAAAAATGTTTGGTTTGTGTAAGATTTTGTTGTGAATTTGGTAATTTCATATTTCTTGCTTTTAATGCATTGGTTTAGTATTTTGTGTGACTGATGGGGAAAATGCTACTGTTAAAATGTTTTGTAATATCCCTCCTTTAGATGcttaaaaaaacattttgttttttatgtttattctggatttgtttaaaaaaacattataggTTAACTTAATTGAAAGCTTGTCTCATTTGCACATCTTAATATGATTTATTTGAGTAGGTAATTCTAAGATCTTCTGCTAATTGTGCAGGGCTACAATCTAATGATGTAATAGTTCAGTGTGGCGGAAAAATAGTTAAGAGTTTCTTAGAGGTATATCatctatttttatatataataatcgcCCAGATTATTTACTGCTTGACTTTTGTTGGATGGTGTCATATTCGACTACTACACCTGGATAAGGTTTCGTTCCTATTCATCCCACGATACTGCAGAGTTAAGAGAATTAAACGACTTCATCAGTATTAATCCAAAAGAAGAGAAGGATAAGTCTTTGAATCTTAGTCCACCTTCTAATATTGTTCCGGGTGACACCATAGTTTATGTGGGACGTCGTTGCAAATAATTTCATCTTATGTCTGCTCCCGGTGAATTCATGTTAGTTTCATAGTTAGAATCGTTCTCATTGTAGCTTAAAATATGTCATCTCTGGGtaatttattactttattttggCATAGTTCCCTTACTATTAACTCTTGTTTGTTCCTTTCCAGTCTTGCCCGCTGTAATCTTGACTTTAAGGAGATCTTCATGGGGACTTGCAATATCACAAAAGTAATTTCTATTCGTTTTCCGAACTGTTGTCAGACTCTTTTGACTATGATAGCTCATCCATtgtatctttattttctttttctgtagCGCTACGAGGGTGGTCCCATTATTAATATCTTCGGATAAGTTATTGGCATCAGAATTTATTTCTAAAACAGTTCTCCTACACCCTTTCTTCCAATAAACATAGCTCTCCATTGCTGGGAGAATTACAAAACATATATGTCTTTGTTTTACTTACAAATCATGAATTATCCCTTTCCCCATTTCATTTTGGTtggacttttttttttgaatttttgggtattcttatttaaattttgtttCATGATTCACAATAGGGAATTTCGACGACCTTCTCTGGGATTTGAGGCAACAAACCTTTACGCAACTTATTTATCTATCATAgagaaaatcattcaaaattttCCGAGTATTTGCAATGGGGTTGTGATTGAGAAGGTATACGGTACAACCCTCATTCAACTTAGCTGCttaaaaaacattttgtttttatgattgtTTTGGATTTGTTTGAATATTTGTCTCATTACCGTTTTCATTTCTTATTGAATATTTGTCTCATTTCCACATCTTAATATGATTTTAGTTGTGAATATGTAATTTTAGGCTCTTCTGCTGATCTTGCTAGGCTACGGTCCAACGATGTAATAGTTTGGTGTGGCGGAAAAGCGGTTCAGAGTTTCTTGGAGGTATATCATCTATTTTTATATGGTTGTCAAAGATATTTTAAGATATTATTTTTCTATATGTCCTATTATATCTTGATCAGGTGGATTGGAATATTTTTGGAGACAATAGTTTAGGCATTCCATTCGACTCTACCGTGAGTTTCTTTGCTctaatgatttttaaaatttagtttttttaattgggTTATGTACGGGTATTTATTCTTATCAATGATTGTTCAAGGCACTTGTTGTTCTTGATTTTTAGTTTTACACTTGATTAGTAACAATACTTTATGCTTATTCCATTATCATACTTAAGCAAGTCCTACTTGTGAGTGGGTTGTTTGCTCTTAAGTCTATTGTACATTGATATGGTGAAATATCACTGCTTTTCTTTTAACAAAATCTCATATGACACTTCCATAAAGCAAGAGTCGACCACCCTAGGGTGGTTCTTGtaacttttctttgttttttttaagtTTGTATTAATTGGTATTTACtctttgttatatatatttgacaCAAAAATGCATGTCTAGTTATCACATCTTAAGTTGTTGGGATCATAGAGAGCTAGACCTAGTTAGCTCGATTCCTCATATCTCATCCTATACACTAGAGTTAGATGCAATACCCATAAATCATGTCATCCTAGGCATTGAACTCAATCATAAATGAGTGACATAGAGAACACTGGTAATAAAGCATCTAATATCTTCCCCCTCGTTGTTTGCTTAAGCATCATAAATTTGACCCAATTTTAGGAATCAAATTTAGGTGTTCACAAGTACCAGAAATCTCCCCCTCACTCGTcgctgttttttttatttatattttcttttttttgaaatccATTTGGCGTGTTCTAGATATTGATAAGCTTTTAGAGATTTTATTATTCACACGTCTAAAGTTTGGAGTTGGTTGGTTATTAGAGCTATTTTATTTTTGTCTGTTTGTGCTCGAGTATTAGCAATATGATTTTGTTGACTATTTTTTTCACCTTAGTTttagtttgttttagtttttaaacAAAGTTTTGAAAACTAAGGCTGGAGATGACTTACTTTTGCTTGTACTCGATTATTAGCAATATGATTTTAATGACTTTTTTATTctcctttgtttgtgtttttttttttttttagtttttgaaccATGTTTTTAAAACTAAGACTGGAGATAAATTACTTTTTTCTATTTTCCATGTTGATCAAAATGATCTCATACATTTGAGGACCGTGGTTAATgaagttgttgttgataaattTAATTGGTAAGTATTGTGTCAATATAATGTTGtatgttaatttttttcaaataatattttCTATTAGTACTTAATGTTTTCAAATAATCGCCTTGATTCATTACTGGTGGGTTACTGCACCTTGAATCCTGCATTTCCTTAAAATGCGGCCGCAGTTTAAGAAAATAGTTCTTAACCACATAGtcattttcaaaatttgtttttaaaattaaaatcacacAATTGATTTTGCCCAAGTGGGAGAATGTTAgatttatttaacatttaatgGGTTACAACCATTTGTTATTAGTTTGTGGAAAACGGGCTAATCATGATTTTTATGGATCTTTTTGAAAAACCTCCCCCTCACTCGTCGTCACTGGTCTTTTTggtttgtagttttctttgtttgaaATCCATTTGCGATGTTCTATATAGTGATAAGATCTTGGTGATTTGATTGTTCGCACGTCTAAAGTTTAGAGTTGGTTGGTTATTAgagctattttgtttttttccgtTTTCGCTTGAGTATTAGCAATATGATTTTAATGACTTTTTATTctcatttgtttgtgtttttctattttttaagccAAGTATTGAAAACTAAGGCTGGACATGAATTACTATTGTGTGTTTTCcgcattgatcaaaatgatttCAAACAATTGAGGACCGTGGTTAATGAAGTTGCTGTTGAGAAATTTAATTGGTAAGTATTATGTCAATAAAATGTTGTATCTTAATTTGTTTCAAATAATATTTTCTATTGGTACTTAatgttatttctttttctttaatagCTGGTCGTGGAACTTCTGAAGCAACAATAGTCGGACATGTAGAGAATATGGTTTTGATTTTCCACTGAGGAGGGAGGGTGTGACGTCGATTGACATTAAAAATTAGATAATGTGAGTGCATAATTGTTGCTTACTTATATATGTTAAGTTTGGGAAAAAATGTTTGGTTTGTGTAAGATTTTGTTGTGAATTTGGTAATTTCATATTTCTTGCTTTTAATGCATTGGTTTAGTATTTTGTGTGACTGATGGGGAAAATGCTACTGTTAAAATGTTTTGTAATATCCCTCCTTTAGATGcttaaaaaaacattttgttttttatgtttattctggatttgtttaaaaaaacattataggTTAACTTAATTGAAAGCTTGTCTCATTTGCACATCTTAATATGATTTATTTGAGTAGGTAATTCTAAGATCTTCTGCTAATTGTGCAGGGCTACAATCTAATGATGTAATAGTTCAGTGTGGCGGAAAAATAGTTAAGAGTTTCTTAGAGGTATATCatctatttttatatataataatcgcCCAGATTATTTACTGCTTGACTTTTGTTTGATGGTGTCATATTCGACTACTACACCTGGATAAGGTTTCGTTCCTATTCATCCCACGATAATGCAGAGTTAAGAGAATTAAACGACTTCATCAGTATTAATCCAAAAGAAGAGAAGGATAAGTCTTTGAATCTTAGTCCACCTTCTAATATTGTTCCGGGTGACACCATAGTTTATGTGGGACGTCGTTGCAAATAATTTCATCTTATGTCTGCTCCCGGTGAATTCATGTTAGTTTCATAGTTAGAATCGTTCTCATTGTAGCTTAAAATATGTCATCTCTGGGtaatttattactttattttggCATAGTTCCCTTACTATTAACTCTTGTTTGTTCCTTTCCAGTCTTGCCCGCTGTAATCTTGACTTTAAGGAGATCTTCATGGGGACTTGCAATATCACAAAAGTAATTTCTATTCGTTTTCCGAACTGTTGTCAGACTCTTTTGACTATGATAGCTCATCCATtgtatctttattttctttttctgtagCGCTACTAGGGTGGTCCCATTATTAATATCTTCGGATAAGTTATTGGCATCAGAATTTATTTCTAAAACAGTTCTCCTACACCCTTTCTTCCAATAAACATAGCTCTCCATTGTTGGGAGAATTACAAAACATATATGTCTTTGTTTTACTTACAAATAATGAATTATCCCTTTCCCCATTTCATTTTCGTTggccttttttttttataatttttgggtattcttatttaaattttgtttCATGATTCACAATAGGGAATTTCGACGACCTTCTCTAGGATTTGAGGCAACAAACCTTTACGCAACTTATTTATCTATCATAgagaaaatcattcaaaattttCTGAGTATTTGCAATGGGGTTGTGATTGAGAAGGTATACGGTACAACCCTCATTCAACTTAGCTGCATAAAAAacgttttgtttttatgattgtTTTGGATTTGTTTGAATATTTGTCTCATTACCGTTTTCATTTCTTATTGAATATTTGTCTCATTTCCACTTCTTAATATGATTTTAATTGTGAATAGGTAATTTCAGGCTCTTCTGCTGATCTTGCTGGGCTACAGTCCAACGATGTACTAGTTTGGTGTGGCGGAAAAACGGTTCAGAGTTTCTTGAAAGTATATCATCTATTTTTATATGTTTGTCAAAGATATTTTaagatattatttttatatatgtccTATTATATCTTGATCAAGTGGATTGGAATATTTTTTGAGACAGTAGTTTAGGCATTCCATTCGACTCTACCGTGAGTTTCTTTGCTctaatgatttttaaaatttagtttttttaattgggTTCTGTACGGGTATTTATTCTTATCAATGATTGTTCAAGGCACTTGTTGTTCTTGATTTTTAGTTTTACACATGATTAGTAACAATAATTTATGCTTATTTCATTATCATACTTAAGCAATTCCTACTTGTGAGTGTGTTGTTTGCTCTTAAGTCTATTGTACATTGATGTGGTGAACTATCACTGCTTTTCTTTTAACAAAATCTCATAAGACACTCCCATAAAGCAAGATTCGACCACCCTAAGGTGGTTCTTGtaacttttctttgttttttttttaagtttgtaTTAATTGGTATTTACtctttgttatatatatttgacaCAAAAATTCATGTCTAGTTAGCACATCTTAAGTTGTTGGGATCATAGAGAGCTAGACCTAGTTAGCTCGATTCCTCATATCTCATCCTATACACTAGAGTTAGATGCAATACCCATAAATCATGTCACCCTAGGGATTAAACTCAATCATAAATTAGTCACATAGAGAACTCTGGTAATAGAGCATCTAATATATTCCCCTCGTTGTTTGCTTAAGCATC
The Vicia villosa cultivar HV-30 ecotype Madison, WI linkage group LG6, Vvil1.0, whole genome shotgun sequence genome window above contains:
- the LOC131612956 gene encoding uncharacterized protein LOC131612956, whose protein sequence is MSSLGNLLLYFGIVPLLLTLVCSFPVLPAVILTLRRSSWGLAISQKEFRRPSLGFEATNLYATYLSIIEKIIQNFPSICNGVVIEKATVQRCNSLVWRKSGSEFLGGISSIFIWLSKIF